DNA from Paraburkholderia sp. ZP32-5:
GTGCGGAACGATTCGCAGGCCGGACAGCCGTGGATCACCTCTCCCGTATCGGGGCGGTAGGGAGGGAGTCCGTGGCCGAACGATCGGGACGATGCATGCGCAAACTCGTGGTCGTGCAGGCGCGTCTGTTCGCGTAGCTGTTCGTCATCGTCGTCATCGTCAAACGGCAGATAGGGTGGGCGACGGTCAGACATGGCAGGACGTTGCCTTTCGTCGGGTGTGGCTGACGTAGCAGCCGACGCACATCGTCCACAGCGCGCCGAGGGCGAAGCAGATCACATATGCGGTCAGATAATCGAGGGGCGGGGTGGGAAGCATCACCGGACTCCTTAAGCGGGTTCGCCGTGCGCAGTCGCAGCGGCGGAGCGACAGGCTGTTGCCCTGCTCAGGCGGGTGATATATGTCTCAGATTTGTTTGATTGCGGTCAGGGATGCATGCGATCGGAGGACCTTAGCATGTCGCCCTTCCGAAGGCACGGCGTCGAATTCGTGCCGATATTGGAGGTACGAACGAAAGAACCAATCGAGAGTAACCTTCGATAATCGTTGGCGGAACCCGGAATCTAACTCGCGTCCGCTGCTGAACTAATAGTAACGCCTCAGCCCTGAGTACGCGGTTTCGTTTGTTGGGTCGCGTACCCACCACTCAGAACGAGAGTTCCGTTTGGGCAATCTCACGCCAGCCCCGGTCAAAAGTAAACGTCCGAGCGAGGCCAACCGGATTTCGAATCCTAAGCACTCGGGCCTTTGTCGCGTCCGTTGCATGCTCGACCACGTACAGCCAGTAGGCACTGCCTTTCTCACGGGCGTGGTCGAATTGAGTGTGTGAGAGCGCTACAGGCCGATCTTCCAGACTACCCATCATTGACTTCACTTCGACCCAGCGAACTTGCCTGCCACTGGGGTCGGCTTCGTAGAGGTCGAAGCCCGGATTGCCTTCTGGTGTGCGGCGAAGTGCTGGCTCAAGCTTAATAATCAGGTCGATGGCATGCCCTTCGATCTGCATACGTGTCGCATGATCGATGCCGTCTGGATCGGGCCCATCGTCGTCCGGATGTGTGCCGATGTAGGAAATGAAGGGGCGCCCCCCCGTTTGTCCGGGTGCCCCCTTTCCATGACTGCCACCATTTCCATTGCCTTTGCCACCAGAAACACTGTGTGCATCTGCGCTGCCGGGCGTGCCTCCGGTTCCCAGACCACCGCCGCGTGGTGTTCCAGTACTCGTGCGACCTTTCCCGCCACGCCCAGCATCACTGACTACGCTGTCGTCACCATCGGGGTCAGGTGTGCCGGGCCGGATATCCGGCATGTCATCGCCGTATAGGTCTTTCGCATCGTCATAAACGTCGCCATCGGATGGCTCGTCGGCTTCCGGCTCGGAGGCTGTCGATGGCTCTGGTTCAGATGGTGGATTGGTGATGCCCAGCCGGGAAGTCAGGTCGGCCACGTTGGTGATACCGAGCTTGCGCAGCAGATCGAGCGCCGCCGGATCGATGCCCGCCTCTTTGGCCAGTTGGTCGATGATCGGCGGCTTGAAGGCGATCTTGGTCAGGAGGAAGGGGCTGTGCTTCCAGCCAACGGTGTCGAACACCACGAGGCCCGGAGGTACCAATTCGCCGTCGGCGTTCGGCACCCAAGCCACCTGATTCAGCGTCCGGACGAAAGCTGCGTCGAATCGGGCCGTCTTTGTCTCGTGCGAATAGCCCCATTTGTAGGAGCCGTAAAAGGCAGCTGTGTTGCGAGCATCGAGATCAGCCAGTGCCTCCCACAGAACTTTCACTCTCGCTGCCGCCTCTCCAGATTTCAGCGTGGGCAGGAAGTCCAGAAGCTGCGTCAGCCCGCGAAGGGTGAAGTCTTCGGGCGGGTTTTCCCAGCTTGCGCGCTCGAGACCCGCTTCTCTGCGGATTCGCTCCTTCTCCGAATACCCCAGACTCGACGGTGTTGCCTCCGGTATGAGATAGCGGCTTGCCCCACATGACACGAGCACGTCGCGGATGTCTTCACCGCGCAGGCAATCATATTCGTTGTCGACGATCAGGATGCCGGGCACACCGGCGAAGAGCTGCTGCAAGCGGTCGGTGGCGATGTAGACTTCGCCGGGCTTGGCGACATATGCCTTGCCGTCGCCGGTGTCCACCACCATCACAAAGGTGGTATCGCGCAGGGCGGAACGGAGCTTTTCTTTTTGTGCTGTCGAGTCGGTGCTGAAGGCAGCACGGATGCGTTCGATGTCAGCAGCGTAAGCATAGTCGCCAACATCCACTTCTTCCTGCTGGTACTTCGGCAGGAGGTTCCAGATCACGTCATCCACCGGATCGGGTTCGGTGATCCCCAGCGAACTCAGGAACAGGCGCACCTCGGGAGTCGCGCATACTGCGCGGCGCATCGTCGGGAAACTGGTGGCAATGGCGCTGGGCAGGAAGGCCTTGGCTTTCCCATTCTCGCGGGCGACGACATGGGTGCCATCATCAAGGCGGATGAGCGGAACAGTGTCGAGGTGGCGACGCAGAGCTTTCTCTTGGCCGCTCAGGAATTCATACAGCCGCAACACCCACTCGTCGGCTTGTGTCTCAAGGAATGACTTGGTCAGGCCCGGCACCAGTTTTGTCGGCGTGATCTCGTCGATGTCGAGTTCGCGCATCAGGTACTGGCGAATCTCGGGTGCCTTGTCCTGAGTGATATCGCCAGACAGCCAAGCAGCGACCTCCGAACCGAACAGCGCCGCAACCTGTTCCGGGCTGAACAGCTCGCGCAACTCTTGCGTGCGCGCCAGCTTGGCCTGATGGGCGGTGACATGCCTGCCATCGAAGGTGGGAAGCAGCGCCTCCTCCTGAAACGCCTGCCGGACGGCATTGAACATCGGCGCGAACCGTGAATCTTCCGGAAATTTCTCGCGATCAAGCGGCAAGCAGCGCAACGCCGAGACATCCAGCAACGCCTTGTCCCGCATCCAGCGCATCGCTTCCGCCAGCAGGCCGGACGTTTCCTTGACCAGATGCTGGTTCCACGGCTCGCTGGGCGGGATGTTGTCGCGGCTAGGCGTGGTTCGGTACGGCCCTTGCACGAGAAAGCCAAGATGACTCTCAACAACGGTCGGGAAGAAGACCACTAGCGGCGACTTTGCCAGAGACTGCACAGCCCAGCGACCAGGGGTGTCCTTGGCCGCAACCAGCGAGAAAGCGATTTCCACCCGCCCGACCTTCTGCCGCTCGGCAGAAAACACGTCGTGATGGAACACGAGCCAGTTCTGATCAACTTCGGGCCGATCATCCTCTTTGCCGATCACCGTGATGCGCTGGACATTGGGTCCGAGCGTTTCGGGGGTGTTGCGCAGGTAGAACCCGGACGCGCCGCCCTCGACGCTCCAGTTGATTTCGTCAATGTGGCGCAGGAACAGCAGCGCGCCCGGGCCCAAGTGGCGGAACCCAGCGGTGATGTCCTGCGCTGCGCTCGTGTCCTCCGGTTTCAGGGGCAGGATGATCTGTGTCTCGTCCGCCGCGCGTGGCGAGCGTTCCAACCGTTTGGGAAAGACGTAGTTCTCAATGGCGAAGTCCTCGTCTCCAGAGTGAATTTCCGGAAGATCGGTGACGGTGTAAACGGACTTGAAGCCGAGGCCGAAGCGGCCAATGGAGGACTCGTTCTTCGTGCTCTCGGCGATGTCGCAGACGCTTCGGACGTCGGCCTCGTCGAACGGCTTGCCGAAGTGGGAGAGCGTCAGGCTGGTCGGTTTTAGGTTGAATGCAACCTTGTGCGATCCGTGCCAGTCGCCCCGCCTACCGAGCGCGTCCTCGGCGTTTTGCAGCAGTTCGAAGATGAAGTGCGTGCGATTGTCGTACAGCCCAGCGGCCAACTTCCCAGATTTCTGGGCGCCTTTGGTGCCATAGCTCTCCCGGTTTTCCTTGCAAATTGCATCGTAGTTGGATGCCACCACCGCTCCCCTCAGGTCAGGCATCCGTTTGATGCCAAGTTTGCTCAAGTCTGCCAAATCGCGAAATATCGTGACAAAATATGACAGTAAACCAAGCTCGGTGCAAATGACATGGGAAAGCGGATGATTGACCAGCCGGACGAGATCCTCACAATTGACGAGGTTGCCGCATATCTGAAGGCGGGCAAGCGTACAGTGTATCGCCTTGCGGCAAGCGGCGAGCTTCCGGCGTTCAAGCTCGGCGGTACTTGGCGTTTCCGTCGCGGTGAGCTGGATCAGTGGATTGCCAGTCGCATCGGCAAGGTGATCGTGGATGACCGTGAGGGGGAGGAATGATCCTCAATGCTACTGCCCTCCAGTCCAAGGCGAACTCCCAGCAACTCGAAGCCATCTTTGCCACCGACGGTCCGGTGCTCATCATCGCCGGCCCAGGTTCAGGAAAAACCTTCACTCTCGTCGAGCGGATCGTCTATCTGATTACGCAGAGGGGAGTCGCTCCCGAATCGCTGTTCGTCGTCACGTTCACGGACAAAGCCGCGCGAGAGCTGACTACCCGCATCTCGAACCGGCTGACCGAGGTGGGCATCAAGTTCAACCTGAACGAGATGTACCTCGGCACCTTCCATTCGATCTGCCTGCGGCTGCTGGAAGACTTCCGCGAGTTCACTCGCCTTAAGCGCAGCTTCACGCTGTTCGACCAGTTCGACCAGCAATATTTTTTGTACCAGCACATCAAAGATTTTCGTGAACTGCCAGACGCGCAGCTCGTCATGGGTGACGATCAATCCGGCCGTTGGGCGCAGTCGGAGAACTTGCTCAAGTGGCTCAACAAGGTCAGCGAGGAAGCCCTCGACCTCGATACGCTCGCAGCAGCCCCCGAAGTGGAAATCCGCGCGCTGGCCGCATGCTTCGCGAAGTATCAGGAGCTGCTCCACGAGAACAACTCACTCGACTTCTCTGGAATCCAGTACGAAGCGCTGCAACTGCTGGAGAAGCATCCCGAGGTGCTGGCGCAGTTGCGCGAAAAGCTGACCCACCTGATGGTGGATGAGTACCAGGACACCAATACCATTCAGGAGCGCATCCTGCTGCAACTGGCGGGTGAGCGCCGTAATTTGTGCGTCGTCGGAGACGACGATCAGGGCTTGTACCGCTTTCGCGGGGCTACCATCCGCAACATTCTGGAATTTCCCGCGCTATTTCCGGAAGGGCAGTGCAGGCGTGTCACGCTCTCGGTTAACTACCGCTCACATCCAGACATCATCCGCTTCTACAACGAATGGATGCACGAACAGACGTGGGACGACGGCACGCGCGTGTTTCGCTTCGCCAAGCAGATCGTGCCGCGCGAGGACGACTTTCCAGACGTGCCTACGGCAGTGCGGCTTGCCGCCACCGACAACAAGGACGAAACCACCAACTGGCATGCCGAAGTGCTGGCCTTCCTCAACGGCTTGGAGGCATCAGGTCAGTTGACGGACTGGAATCAGGTCGCCTTCCTGTTCCGTTCCGTCAAAAACGACAAAGTGGTTGCCCTAGCCCATTTCCTCGAAACCGAGGGCGTACCTGTGTTTTCTCCTCGCTCGAACATGTTCTTCGAGCGAGAGGAAATCCGTTTGGTGATAGGCGCGCTTATCTTTCTGTTTCCACAGTTTCCCAAAGTGCGGGCGTGGGCCGAAGGCGTCACGCTGCCCATCTGGGACTACTACGACCACCAGTGTTTCGCGGCCTTCGCCGCGGAGCTGCGTAAGCCGGAGAACAAGTCCCTGCTCGATTGGGCGCGCCCGCTGGCCAAACGCCACGCTGTGCTCACGCAGAACACTGACTACGCCTTCTCCAGCCTGTTCTACCAACTGCTTCAGTTCCCGTTGTTCTCGCGTTTCCTCATTGACGAAGCTGTGCAAGGCGTGGACAAGGGCCGCGCGGCGCGCAACCTGGGGACTTTCTCCAAACTGCTCACCAAGTTCGAGTACCTGCACTACGTCAGCGTGTTGAACCCGGAGTGGCTGGAAAAGAACATCCGCGACCTGTTCAACCAGTTCCTGCGCTTCTTGGTGGACGGCGGCATCGGCGAGTACGAGGACGAAGCCGAGTACGCGCCCAAGGGCTGCGTGTCGTTCCTTACCGTTCACCAGTCGAAGGGGCTGGAGTTTCCGGTCGTCGTTTGTGGCTCGCTCGAGGCGGTACCGCGGAAGCAGTATGGCGAACTCGACGTGCTGCTGGAAGACGGAGGCTACCTTTCCAAGGAGCGCTTCGAGCCGCTCGATCACATCAAGAATTTTGACTTTTGGCGGTTGTTCTACACGGCGTTCTCTCGTGCACAAAACCTGCTGGTGTTGGCCGCACAGGAGCGGCAGGGTCGAGGCTTGGGCAAGTCTCCGTCGAAATACTTCGAGCGCCTGTTCTACGAGCTACCGAGTTGGCGCGACATCGACCTCTCTGCGTTGACCTTTGAGGCGGTCAAGCAGATCAATCTCAAGCGCGAGTACTCCTTCACCTCGCACATCACTGTGTTCGAAAATTGCGCCGAGCAGTACCGCTTCTTCAAGGAACTGGAATTCGCGCCCATCCGTGAAAGCCCAATGCTATTCGGTACGCTGGTGCATCAAACCATCGAGGACATCCACAAGACGGTGCTTCGCGGCGAGGAGGGTATCCTCAATCGCGAAGCCATTGAAGGCTGGTTCTCGGCCAACTACGCCATGCTGTCGAAGAAAGAGCGCGTTTATCTCGCGCCGTCCTCCCTACAGGCAGCGCTGCTGCACGTGCTGCGCTACTATCAGCGCGAGAATGGAAACTGGGATCGTATCAAGGAAGCGGAGGTCGAGATTTCACTGGTCAAGGATCAGTACATTCTCAAGGGGAGCGTTGACCTTATTCGTGGCGAGCACGATACAGTCGAGATCATCGATTTCAAGTCGGAGAAGAAACCCGACATGGAGAAGGATCGAGACCGTTTGCGGCAGTACCAGCACCAGTTGGAGGTATATGCCCACCTAGTCGAAGGGCGTACTGGCCAGAAGGTCAGTCGGATGCATCTCTATTACACCGGCGAGGACGGCGGAAATCCTTACGTTTCCTTCGACAAGGATAACCGCGCCATCGGCAAAACCATCGCGCGCTTTGACGACATTGTGGCGCGCATCGAGCGGCAGGACTACGGCATCGCCACGCGCCCGGCCAAGCTATGCCAAAACTGCGATATGCGCGCCTATTGCGACAACAAGAACTGGAAATTCAGGAAGAACGACTAATGACGAACACGAACACACTTGCGCAGGAGAGCCTGCAACTGGTCGCGTCCGGTGCGGGTGCGACCAACGTCGAGAAGTATGAGTTTGAGCCGATCAAGGGCTATCCGATGTTGAACTGGCGCGGCAAGCGCCCGTTCAGCTCAACACAATATTTCCCCGCGCAACTGAAGGAAGTCCATGGGGAAGAAGTAGATGGGTGGCGCAACAAGATTTTCTGGGGCGACAACCTTCAGGTCATGAGTCATTTGCTGAAGGAGTTTCGTGGGAAGATCGATTTGATTTATATTGACCCCCCCTTTGACTCAAAGGCTGACTACAAAAAACTGGTTTCAATCAAAGGGCGCGGGGCGGAGAGCGATCGCGGAGCTTTTGAGGACAAGCAGTACTCGGACATTTGGGCTAACGATGAGTATCTTCAGTTCATCTTTGAGCGGCTTGTTCTGTGTCGTGAGTTAATCTCAAAAACCGGCAATATATTCGTACACTGCGACAGTCAGAAAAACTATTTGATTCGCTGCCTGTTAGATGAAATATTCGGTGTTGGGAATTTCGTTAACGAGATTATTTGGAAGAGAAAGGGCGGATCGGCTAACCCGACTTCGCAGCTTGGTACGGTGACGGATACCATCCTTTGGTACTCAAGAGGCGCGGATAAAAAGTATTTCGCTGAATACACAAAGGACAGCGATGAGGCAAAGAAATACATCACGGAGCGATTTAACCGCTCTGACCCAACGACCGGGCGAAAATTCATGGATTCGCCAGTGATCAGCCCGAGTCCGAGGGCGAACTTGATGTATGAATTTCGGGGATTCCCGCCCCCGCCGACGGGCTGGTCGGTTTCCAAGGAAATCATGGAAAAATGGGAATCAGAAGGCAAGCTAATGATTCCAGACGACAAAACAAAGCGCATTCGCAGGAAAATCTTCGTTGACGAGTACAAAGGGCAGCCAGTCCCCAATCTTTGGACGGACGTATTCGTCATCAACTCGCAAGCCTCTGAAAGCTTGAACTACCCTACGCAGAAGCCGGAAGCTCTGCTTAGGAGGATTATTAACATGACGACCGAGCAAAATGACTTGGTATTTGACTGTTTTATGGGGTCCGGAACTACGCAATCTGTTGCCATGAGTCTTGGTCGTCGGTTCATCGGCGCTGACGTCAATTTGGGCGCAATCCAAACAACGACCAAACGGCTGATCAATTTAGCCGACGAGTTGAGGCAGGAACTACCAGACTCAGCACATCCGCGCTTCACAGGCTTCGAGGTCCACAACGTCAACCAGTACGACATCTTCCGTAACCCGGTGCAGGCCAAAGACCTGCTACTGGAAGCGCTTGAGGTGCAAAAGCTCGAATTGAGTACTGTCTTCGACGGCGAGAAGGATGGACGTATGATTAAGATCATGCCCGTCAACCGCATCGCTACGCGGGCGGACCTAAACGAGCTGATCGCGGGCTTCGACTACAAAGCGTGGGAACGCAAGCAGAACGAGAACCCGAACCGCCCCGTCGAGAAAATCATGCTCGTCTGTATGGGCCACGAGCCAGATCTTCGAGCACAACTGGAACTGGCAGCTAAGCCCTTCAAGATCGACGTGGACGTTGTAGACATCCTGCGCGACAAAGCCGACCTAGAATTCAAGCGTGATTCGCAAGCCAAGATGTCCGTCAAAAACGGCGAGCTAGCCATCGAGAAGTTCTACCCGATGAACCTGCTGCAAAAGCTCTCGCTCCAGAAGGAGTCAGTCGAGGACTGGAAGGAACTGGTCGAATCGGTGCTGATCGACTGGAACTACGACGGTGCGGTGCTGCAACCGGCGGTGGTAGACATTCCGGGCAGGGACGAGCTGGTCAAGGGCGTCTACAAGGTGCCAGAGGACGCGGGGACGATTCGCGTGAAGATTACCGATTTGCTCTCGGAATCGTGGGAAGGGAGCATTAGCAATGGCGACTAAACGCGCAGCAGGCAAGGCCAACGGCAACGTGGTCAGCTCATCTGGTGCGTCGCTGGATTTCGCCTTCTTCCGCTTTCTGTGGCAGTTCTACAAGGACAATCGGGGTGTGATCCGCCAGAACTACAAGGAGCTGACGCGCAAGTTCCTCGACTTCAATAATCCGGAGCACAACCCAAAGGCGTTCCTCCGCCAGCCGCAGTTTGAGGCGCTGGAGACTTACGTCTTTCTGAAGGAGTTTCTGGGTAACGCCAAGGTCGAGGAAATCTTCAGGGCATGGTACGAGCGTAGCGGCAAGTTCGAGGGCCGCAAGTTCGGTTCCTTCCTCGGAACCGCAGGGCAAGAGATGTTCCAGTTCGGTGAGACGGACGACTTGGAATTGAGCTCGTACAAGGTTCTATTCGAGAAGATGCGCAAGAACTCGCGTGCCTACCCGAATTACATCTTCGCGCTGACGATGGGGACAGGCAAAACCATCTTGATGGCGACCTGCATCTTCTACGAGTTCCTGCTGGGCAACAAATTCGAGAAGGATGCACGCTACTGTCACAACGCCTTGGTGTTCGCGCCGGACAAGACGGTGCTGCAATCGCTGAGGGAGATCGAAGCGTTCGACCTCACCCGCGTGGTGCCGCCGGAGTACGTCAACTTCCTAACCACGCACTTGCGTTTCCACTACCTTGAAGAAGCAGGTACGTCTCTGGATACGCTGGATCGCTCGCGCTTCAACATCATCGTCTCCAACACGCAGAAGATCATCCTAAAGCGCCAGCACAAGGAAAAGACTTCCGTTGACAAGCTGTTCGGCGTTACTGCCGACACGCTTGCGGCCACTGGCGTCTATGCCGATGCAGCCGACCTCTACAACTTCGATCAACCTGAGGAAGAGGGCGAACTGACCACTAACCAGCGGTTCGAGAAGCTGCGTCGTCTGGAGCAGTTGGGCATCTACGTGGACGAGGCCCATCACGCCTTTGGCAAGGCGCTCGCCAAGGACATGGGCGTTGGTGCGAAGGACACGGACACCAGCCTGCGCACAACCATTGATATCCTCGCCGCCAGCCTCAACGCGGCGGGCACGCGCGTGGTGGCTTGCTACAACTACACGGGTACACCCTATGTCGGGCGCGAGGTGTTGCCGGAGGTGGTGTATGCCTACGGCTTGAAGGAAGCCATCGACAAGGGCTTCCTTAAGAAGGTGCTGCTGCACGGCTACAGCAACACCCGCACCGAGGAGTTCGTGGACATCGCCGTCGAAGCCTTCCTGGAGGAGTCCGGCACACTTCGCCCAGACGGTTTACTGCCTAAGCTGGCCTTTTTCGCCGCCACCATCGACGAGCTGACCAGCGAGCTGAAACCGGCGGTTGAGCGCGCGCTTATCAGGCACGGCATTCCGACCTCGCGCATCTTGGTCAACGTTGGTGATGACAAGCTCACCACCAACGACGATATCCGCGAATTCAATCGGCTCGACACGGAAGGCTCGGAAAAGCAGTTCGTCCTGCTGGTCAACAAGGGGCGTGAAGGCTGGAACTGCCGATCGCTGTTCGGTGTCGGCCTGTTCCGTGAACCGAAGTCCAGGGTGTTCGTGCTGCAAGCCACGATGCGCTGCCTGCGTGCCATCGGCGAGGCCCAGCACACAGGCCATGTCTTCCTCTCGAACGACAACCTCAATACCCTGAACGACGAGTTACAACAGAACTTCCGCATCAGCGCAGACGAGTTGCAAAAGACGGGCAGCGACAAGGAGCGCGTGGAAGTGCGAGTAGTGGAGCCGCCGGTCAAGATCAAACTTATGCGTGTGCGCAAGCAATACCAGATGCGCGAAAAGCAGCTTGTCCCTGGGCAGGAACTGATT
Protein-coding regions in this window:
- a CDS encoding ATP-dependent helicase, which gives rise to MILNATALQSKANSQQLEAIFATDGPVLIIAGPGSGKTFTLVERIVYLITQRGVAPESLFVVTFTDKAARELTTRISNRLTEVGIKFNLNEMYLGTFHSICLRLLEDFREFTRLKRSFTLFDQFDQQYFLYQHIKDFRELPDAQLVMGDDQSGRWAQSENLLKWLNKVSEEALDLDTLAAAPEVEIRALAACFAKYQELLHENNSLDFSGIQYEALQLLEKHPEVLAQLREKLTHLMVDEYQDTNTIQERILLQLAGERRNLCVVGDDDQGLYRFRGATIRNILEFPALFPEGQCRRVTLSVNYRSHPDIIRFYNEWMHEQTWDDGTRVFRFAKQIVPREDDFPDVPTAVRLAATDNKDETTNWHAEVLAFLNGLEASGQLTDWNQVAFLFRSVKNDKVVALAHFLETEGVPVFSPRSNMFFEREEIRLVIGALIFLFPQFPKVRAWAEGVTLPIWDYYDHQCFAAFAAELRKPENKSLLDWARPLAKRHAVLTQNTDYAFSSLFYQLLQFPLFSRFLIDEAVQGVDKGRAARNLGTFSKLLTKFEYLHYVSVLNPEWLEKNIRDLFNQFLRFLVDGGIGEYEDEAEYAPKGCVSFLTVHQSKGLEFPVVVCGSLEAVPRKQYGELDVLLEDGGYLSKERFEPLDHIKNFDFWRLFYTAFSRAQNLLVLAAQERQGRGLGKSPSKYFERLFYELPSWRDIDLSALTFEAVKQINLKREYSFTSHITVFENCAEQYRFFKELEFAPIRESPMLFGTLVHQTIEDIHKTVLRGEEGILNREAIEGWFSANYAMLSKKERVYLAPSSLQAALLHVLRYYQRENGNWDRIKEAEVEISLVKDQYILKGSVDLIRGEHDTVEIIDFKSEKKPDMEKDRDRLRQYQHQLEVYAHLVEGRTGQKVSRMHLYYTGEDGGNPYVSFDKDNRAIGKTIARFDDIVARIERQDYGIATRPAKLCQNCDMRAYCDNKNWKFRKND
- a CDS encoding site-specific DNA-methyltransferase codes for the protein MTNTNTLAQESLQLVASGAGATNVEKYEFEPIKGYPMLNWRGKRPFSSTQYFPAQLKEVHGEEVDGWRNKIFWGDNLQVMSHLLKEFRGKIDLIYIDPPFDSKADYKKLVSIKGRGAESDRGAFEDKQYSDIWANDEYLQFIFERLVLCRELISKTGNIFVHCDSQKNYLIRCLLDEIFGVGNFVNEIIWKRKGGSANPTSQLGTVTDTILWYSRGADKKYFAEYTKDSDEAKKYITERFNRSDPTTGRKFMDSPVISPSPRANLMYEFRGFPPPPTGWSVSKEIMEKWESEGKLMIPDDKTKRIRRKIFVDEYKGQPVPNLWTDVFVINSQASESLNYPTQKPEALLRRIINMTTEQNDLVFDCFMGSGTTQSVAMSLGRRFIGADVNLGAIQTTTKRLINLADELRQELPDSAHPRFTGFEVHNVNQYDIFRNPVQAKDLLLEALEVQKLELSTVFDGEKDGRMIKIMPVNRIATRADLNELIAGFDYKAWERKQNENPNRPVEKIMLVCMGHEPDLRAQLELAAKPFKIDVDVVDILRDKADLEFKRDSQAKMSVKNGELAIEKFYPMNLLQKLSLQKESVEDWKELVESVLIDWNYDGAVLQPAVVDIPGRDELVKGVYKVPEDAGTIRVKITDLLSESWEGSISNGD
- a CDS encoding sacsin N-terminal ATP-binding-like domain-containing protein, which gives rise to MSKLGIKRMPDLRGAVVASNYDAICKENRESYGTKGAQKSGKLAAGLYDNRTHFIFELLQNAEDALGRRGDWHGSHKVAFNLKPTSLTLSHFGKPFDEADVRSVCDIAESTKNESSIGRFGLGFKSVYTVTDLPEIHSGDEDFAIENYVFPKRLERSPRAADETQIILPLKPEDTSAAQDITAGFRHLGPGALLFLRHIDEINWSVEGGASGFYLRNTPETLGPNVQRITVIGKEDDRPEVDQNWLVFHHDVFSAERQKVGRVEIAFSLVAAKDTPGRWAVQSLAKSPLVVFFPTVVESHLGFLVQGPYRTTPSRDNIPPSEPWNQHLVKETSGLLAEAMRWMRDKALLDVSALRCLPLDREKFPEDSRFAPMFNAVRQAFQEEALLPTFDGRHVTAHQAKLARTQELRELFSPEQVAALFGSEVAAWLSGDITQDKAPEIRQYLMRELDIDEITPTKLVPGLTKSFLETQADEWVLRLYEFLSGQEKALRRHLDTVPLIRLDDGTHVVARENGKAKAFLPSAIATSFPTMRRAVCATPEVRLFLSSLGITEPDPVDDVIWNLLPKYQQEEVDVGDYAYAADIERIRAAFSTDSTAQKEKLRSALRDTTFVMVVDTGDGKAYVAKPGEVYIATDRLQQLFAGVPGILIVDNEYDCLRGEDIRDVLVSCGASRYLIPEATPSSLGYSEKERIRREAGLERASWENPPEDFTLRGLTQLLDFLPTLKSGEAAARVKVLWEALADLDARNTAAFYGSYKWGYSHETKTARFDAAFVRTLNQVAWVPNADGELVPPGLVVFDTVGWKHSPFLLTKIAFKPPIIDQLAKEAGIDPAALDLLRKLGITNVADLTSRLGITNPPSEPEPSTASEPEADEPSDGDVYDDAKDLYGDDMPDIRPGTPDPDGDDSVVSDAGRGGKGRTSTGTPRGGGLGTGGTPGSADAHSVSGGKGNGNGGSHGKGAPGQTGGRPFISYIGTHPDDDGPDPDGIDHATRMQIEGHAIDLIIKLEPALRRTPEGNPGFDLYEADPSGRQVRWVEVKSMMGSLEDRPVALSHTQFDHAREKGSAYWLYVVEHATDATKARVLRIRNPVGLARTFTFDRGWREIAQTELSF
- a CDS encoding TnsA endonuclease N-terminal domain-containing protein — protein: MATKRAAGKANGNVVSSSGASLDFAFFRFLWQFYKDNRGVIRQNYKELTRKFLDFNNPEHNPKAFLRQPQFEALETYVFLKEFLGNAKVEEIFRAWYERSGKFEGRKFGSFLGTAGQEMFQFGETDDLELSSYKVLFEKMRKNSRAYPNYIFALTMGTGKTILMATCIFYEFLLGNKFEKDARYCHNALVFAPDKTVLQSLREIEAFDLTRVVPPEYVNFLTTHLRFHYLEEAGTSLDTLDRSRFNIIVSNTQKIILKRQHKEKTSVDKLFGVTADTLAATGVYADAADLYNFDQPEEEGELTTNQRFEKLRRLEQLGIYVDEAHHAFGKALAKDMGVGAKDTDTSLRTTIDILAASLNAAGTRVVACYNYTGTPYVGREVLPEVVYAYGLKEAIDKGFLKKVLLHGYSNTRTEEFVDIAVEAFLEESGTLRPDGLLPKLAFFAATIDELTSELKPAVERALIRHGIPTSRILVNVGDDKLTTNDDIREFNRLDTEGSEKQFVLLVNKGREGWNCRSLFGVGLFREPKSRVFVLQATMRCLRAIGEAQHTGHVFLSNDNLNTLNDELQQNFRISADELQKTGSDKERVEVRVVEPPVKIKLMRVRKQYQMREKQLVPGQELIPERSNREKWAGLVEKYRLIETKQEGLTAADAARASGSRTFDLTERREKRIFSRMTLVAEASRYLNLRPLNIEELLDSTKEGTDELVAITNEFNELLYDEIIPRLFRQLYDLDESQQIEEHEVELIKMPPNGYYEVSAAKDKIVRMNDVKIKGEERAKSFHLDTYCFDSGSESWLFWDLLREQRVKKIYFTGMLTHGQSDFFIQYIDPDSRTVRSYYPDFIFQREEPDGSLKYVIVEVKADNQIEDAVVQAKKDFAQQIAVASGMEYHILKSSDADKRHFRVLL
- the mads1 gene encoding methylation-associated defense system helix-turn-helix domain-containing protein MAD1; this translates as MIDQPDEILTIDEVAAYLKAGKRTVYRLAASGELPAFKLGGTWRFRRGELDQWIASRIGKVIVDDREGEE